Genomic DNA from Alistipes indistinctus YIT 12060:
GCCGCAACCGTATCGTGCGCCGCATTTTCGAAGCGCTCGGTTATTCGGTACAGAAGCTCGACCGGGTTTACTTCGCCGGATTGACCAAAAAGGGTTTGAAACGCGGTGCATGGCGTTTCCTCACCCCGCGTGAAGTTTCGATGCTCAAAAGCGGCGAATACGAATAGAGTAGGCGATGCCGCAATAATCGAACGGGACGGATTTTCATCCGTCCCGTTCGCTGTCTATCTGGCGCATTGCCAAAAGAGTGTCCGACCCGTCCGGCACGTAAGGGTGACCGCCAAGGAAGCCGGTGAAAATGAATTTTTCATAAATATTTTTTGCATAAAAAGGATTTTACCCTTATCTTTGCACCCACAATAACCGCAATGCTGGTTCTCTAGCTCAGTTGGTAGAGCACGACACTCTTAATGTTGGGGTCGTGGGTTCGAGCCCCACGGGGACCACAATAAGCCCGGTAATCTAAAATCTAGATTACCGGGCTTATTGCTTTAAATACCTTCCTCTGCCTGACCCTGAAAACACTCCCGGTCAGCATTGCCTATGCCCTGATGCCGAATCCGCTAAAGATAAAACGATTATCTGCCGGAAAATAGCGCCTGAGGATATCAATCGAAACGCAACCGGTCGTAGAAAGTTATCCTGTCCGTGCATTCGGCCGACACGACGAGCCGGACGGATTGCAAACGATCCAGGTATCCGGCTAATTCGGACACTCCCATCTCGAAACGCTGTCCGAAATAAGCCTGACGGTTGCACAACCTGTCCATCCGGCGCAGCAAACGCTTGTTCTCCGGCACCCCGATATCGAGTTCCCGGTTCAGCGCAGCCGAACGATGACGAAGGCAACAGAACAGTGCAGTCAGATTGTCCGCCCCCGGCAAAAACCCCAAATGCACCCAGGCCACAGCCATCAAAAACTGGCGCAACCCGTGAAACAGTCCGAACGCCGCCAACCGCAACTGTTGTGCATCGAGTTGCCGGTGCGCCTCGTTCAGAAATCCGCTGCCCAATCCGAGGCACCGCTCCGCATCGGAAACAGCCCTTTTGAACACGAGTGCAGGTTTGAACCGGACCTGTCGGGGAAACCGGCAAACCCCGTTATCATAAAGCAGCACCCCTTCCTGATACACCTTATAAAAGAAATAGCTGCGGGGCAGCAGGTCCGTAACCAAGCCGATCGCATGGCTTTGCACGGCAAGATACCGCTCGACACGCTGTTCACAGGGGAAAAATTCGCACAGAAAGCGCATCACCCCTTCGGTTGCGGCTGGAGGGTTCTTTGCGGTCAGCAACAACAATTCATAACCGCCCAAAGCGCTGGCCAACGTACCGCCCGCATAACGGCCGTAAAGAACGATCATATCGGGTGAAGCACACTGACGGATCAATCCCGTGATCCGTTTCAATTCCGACAAATTCGCATCGGGCAAATCAAACTGCAGGCTTCTCATTCTCGTTTTTTTACATGACTGACAGGGCCGGGCGACTGAAAATTTTCGTACATTTGTTCAGTCCCGGACACAAATATAATAGAATATTATCTACCTTCAAGCCTGTTTTTAGAATTTTTACTAATTTCGGATGATTTTAGAGCGACTGAAACAATATATCGACGCGAAAGGCATTACCATCGCCGCTTTCGAACGGGAAGCAGGAATGTCGAACGCCGCATTCGGCAAAGCGCTCAAGAACAACGGTGCGATCGGCACCGACAAATTAGAGAATATTCTATCCGCATATCCGGATATCAATCCCGTCTGGCTGCTCACCGGCAACGGCAACATGCTGACAAGCGGCAATCCGGCAGCCACCGCACCCGACGCTGGAAGGTCTGTTTCTCCAACGACCGTTCCGGCCGGCTACGGCAACCTCACCTATCGCGTCATCCGTGTAAATGACAACCGCCTGCTCTACGAAGGCACGCGCGACGGCGCCCTGCCTGACGAACTGCAGGTCGAAACGCTCGAAACTGCGGCAGAGAATTCCGAAAGGTCGGAGGATGCCCCGCGGAAACTACCGCCGATCCTGCGCCTTCCGGCCGGGGTGATCGGAGAGGGGCCGCACAAATGTATCCGGGTACGCGGAGAAGCCATGGCCCCGACACTTCGGGAGGGGGATTTCGTCGTAACGGCACAGGTCGGACGCAACGACTGGCCTGAGATTCGGGAGAGACAGCTCTACCTGGTCATCGATACCGGAGGGAATCCGCACCTGAGCCGAATCAAGAACCGGCTGGGCGACTACCAATTCATCGCCTGCACGTGCGACAATCCCGACAAAGGACAATATCCCGACCGCAATCTAATGGAACATGAAATCGCGGAAATATGGGAAGTCAAGTGCCTGTTGTCCGCAAATATCCCGGAGCGGCACGATGCCGTGAGCCGGGACATCGAACAACTCCGGCAAGAGATCAGCGAAATCCGGAAATTTCTGTCGAAACCGGCCGACAATCCCGGCGAACGCCGTTAACCCGGAATCCTTTATCTTTGCAGCACCATTCAGCACTGCGGACACGCGACACAAACATATTTTACCAATAGCCTCTGACTTTAAACTGCAAACGCCATATAACCTGAACACATATTCGATTCACCCAATACATTAAAGATTATGACCGAAAATTTCAGACCTACCGTTCTCCGGAACCAAGCCTACGAGGCCTTAAGAGGCAAATGGACACCCGCCGTGGTTACATCGCTCGTTTTTTGCATTCTGCTCGGCGTTGCCGTTTCTTTGTCACGGGTCAATGCACTGCTCTATCTGATCGCCTATCTGGGCGGAGCATCCATCGTCGCAATCGGCATGCTATACGCCTGTTGGGACCTCTTTACGAAAGGCACACTTCCCGAGGCAGGAGCACTCTTCGCTCCGTTCAAACAGTACGCACGTACGGTCGGAGCTGTCCTGCTCGTTTTCGTGTATACGCTGCTATGGACCTTGCTGCTGGTCATCCCCGGCATCATCAAGGCCTATTCCTATTCGATGACCTTCTACATCCTGCGCGAAAACCCGGAAATGACCGCCGGCGATGCAATCACCGCCAGCCAGAAAATGATGGACGGTCACAAAATGGACCTGTTCCTGCTGTCACTGAGCTTTATCGGCTGGGCTATTCTCGCCTCGATTACGTTCGGCATCGGTTACCTGTGGCTGATTCCCTATATATATACGGCGTACGCAGCATTCTACGAAACCCTGAAAAAAGAGACGTCCGTAACGCCTGCAACCTCTGTGTCAGCCGAATAAAATAAACACCTTTATTCAAATCCGCTAACCCAATTTCCAGAGATGAAACATATTTTTTTGTTCTCTGCAGCGCTGTTGCTGACGGCCCTGCATACCGATCTTTCCGCACAAATCCGCATCGGCGGCCGTAATATCAATGCCGCCAAAGCCATTCAGGCCGGCAGCGACGTAGTGAAAGCGATCACGCTTTCCGACGCCGATATCGCGCGGCTCAGCAAAGAGGCTGTGGATTGGATGGACGAAAACAATCCGGTTGCCGACGAGACGACCGAATACGGCGCACGGCTGAAAAAACTGACCGAGCACATCCAGGTGGACGGGCTGCCCCTCAACTTCAAAGTATACGATGTCATAGATGTCAACGCTTTTGCCTGCGGGGACGGCAGCATCCGGGTCTTCAGCTCGCTGATGGACCTGATGACCGACGATGAGCTGATGGCGATCATCGGCCACGAAATCGGCCATGTCGTACATACCGACGTGAAAGATGCGATGAAAAACGCTTATCTCGCCTCGGCCGCGCGCAACGCTGCCGGATCGGTAGAAGGAAGCACCGCCGCGAAACTCTCGAATTCCCAATTGGGGGAACTGACCACCGCTTTCACCAGCGCACAGTTCTCGCAAAAACAGGAGAGCCAGGCCGACGATTACGCTTTCGATTTCTGCATTGCGAACAACGTCGATCCCTATGCGATGTCGAATGCGCTGAACAAACTCGTGGAACTTTCCAAATCGGGGGGAGATAAGGCCAATGCGATCCAAAAGATGTTCGCGTCGCATCCCGACAGCGAAAAACGCGCGGTCCGCATGAAAGAAAAAGCCGACGCATACAAACAGCAAAACCAGTAACCGCAATATTCCGCTTCCGAAGATCGCTCCGGAGGCCCGTCATCCGGCAAGGATCTGCAGCGGAGAGTTTTCATCAATACAATCAGAAAAAGAGGAGCTCGTCATAATGAATGAGCTCCTCTTTTTCCATTAACATCCAAGTCAAGCGACCCGGATTACAAAACTATTGCAAACGGTCCGTCCCGTTTAGTTTTATTGCTCGTACGCCACGGCTGTCACCCGCACCGGCCCGAGCAAACCGGAAGTTTGCAGCGGCGAATCGGGACGCCACGGGTTGACCACAGTCCAGGTACGGCGCTGCGAAGCAGGCAGGCGGCTATCGCCGATCAGGCGGTTTACCCACGTGTTGACCACCTCAACACGCAGGTCGTTGCGCCCCTCTTTCACCCACTGCGTAATATCGAGCTCGTACGGGGTCGTCCATACGCCTCCGGCATATTGCCCGTTGACATAGACCTTACCCATCGCGGACAATTTACCCAGATCGAGCAATATCCGTTCGTTCGCCGGAAGTTTGACCAGATCGAACCCGGTGGTATATACCGCCGTCCCCGAATAATACTTAACCGAATCGTTAGGCATTTCGTTCCAAGGCTGCAAACGCGGCATCACGACCGGATTCACCGGGCCCCGCATCTTCTGGTCGAACGATACGTTCCACGGGCCGCTGATCTCGGTCAGCAACGCCGGGGACGGATAATTCGTCACGGATCCCACCTTAGGGGATTTACCCGCTTTGACAGGTTCGGCAAAAACGACGAACACGCTTTCATAACTGTCGAGGTTCAGCGGAACGGTCGTCGTTCCCTCTTGCTGCGTAAAATCGGGAAGCTTGCGCGTCGTACCGGTGGTCGGCAGCCACAGCTCCGGCTGCTTGCCGCCCACACGGAACACGGGTGCCACCTGCAACGGCTTGTCACTCTGGTTCGTAATGAAATAAATATCGATATCACCCGCCTGGCGGTGGCCGTACAGGACCGGAACACCCTCGGGCAACTGACAGTCCGGTGCACACTCGATCAGTCCGAACGCTTCCTGCATCGTCAGGCCATTGAGAATCATCCCCTTGCCGTATTTGGCCGATTTAACCTTCACACCGTCCACATCGCCCCACAGCTCGGCCGCCATCTCCGTTACGGCGGCATCGGCAGCAGGCTGGTTCTGCAAACTCGGCGAGTGGGTCGGCGGGGGACCGAGTACTACACCGCCGTCGGCAACCAGTTGTTTGATCTTTTTCAACAGCTCGGGCCGCATCGTTTCGAGCTTGGGCAATACCAGAATCCGGTATTGCGTGCCGTGCGGCAATGTCAGCAATCCATCCACGACCTTCATATCGCGCTCGATCACTTCGGCATTGATAAAGTCGTACTGATAACCTGCCGGAATCATGGGGTCGAGCACCCCGGCCATTTTCGGCGTATCTTCGCCGATGAAATAGGCCGCATCGGCAATGTTCAATCCCTGCTGCAGCATATAATTGCACCGCTTGAGATAGGTCGTGAAGAGGTCCATCTGCGAGAACCACGTATTCCCTCGGTTAAATTCGATCCCGAACCATGCATTGATACCCGGCAGCGAATCATAAGGCTGCGAAATGCAAACGTGCAGCAGGTTGTTGTTGATCCCTTCGGCGGCAAAACGGTCTCCGCGGTACTTAAACACCGCCGGATGGCGCTCAAACTCGTGCTGGAACGAAGTAAACGATTCGGCCGAAATTTTGTTTTTTCCGTAAATATGTCCGCACGAGATCGCCGCACGGTTCTCGATATTCCCCAGATCGCCCTCGGCCCAGAACTCGCCGCCGATTTCATCGGACTGGCCGCCGTACTGCAAAAACTCGCCGGGAAATCCCCAATGGCCGTAATTCTCGAGCCAGGTGGTCAGACCATACTTATGACTCTTCTCGCGCAGGCCCGCCACATAGTCGTAAGCGACCCGGTCGGCCACCAGACGGCGCACATCCCACAGGAAACGGTCCGATGCTTCGGGCGATTCCACCACATAACCGTAATAAGCCGGCAGGTAAGGCAGCGGATCATAGCCGTACCGCTTCCGGAACGATTCGAGGAAATCATCGGTAAAATTCTGGCCGCCGGTTTCGTAACTATCCTCGACCACCACCTTGAATGCCTTGCGGTCCTTCGCAGGGATACGCTCGAGAATCTGTCCGATAAAATTGTCGAAATGCGCCTCGATATGCGGCCTGCTCATCTTGTCGGTTTCATAGCCGGTCGCTTCGGGCGGCGCAGGGCTGTTCGTCGTTCCGGTAGGCGTCATGCCGGTGCGCAGGATCACCCACTCTCCTTCGGGAACGTTCCAGGTCAGCGTACCGTCCGAAGCCAGATACTGCGAAATATCCACGACCGAAGCGGGAGAAATCAGCAGCGCCGAATCTTCCACGGCCGGCTGGGCCGCCCACTGGTACTCCTGCCAATAGGGCAGCGGCGCGGGGTACATTTTGGCCAGCGTTTTTTCACTGTAACGTTCCACGCGCGGAGCAGCCGAAAGTTCGATTTCGTTCAATGCGCTCTCTTGGCCGGTGTTCTGCACAATCAGCCGGAAATCGGAAGCGGTCGTAGCCGGAATCGAAATCACGACAGGCGCGGCACGGTCGAAACCGACAGTCAGCGATTCGGAAGAACGGCGGTCGATCTTGAAATCGGATACCGTGCGATAGCCGTCACCCTCTTTTACCTGCAGCGAGCAGGCGGCTTCAAGGGGCTTAATCGTCGGACGTACGATCAGGGCGCGGGCGGTAAACGGTTCCGGAGGGGTCAGGTCGATCGTCAGCGTCCCGGCCGCAGGAAGTACGACCGAGGTAGTCGCATCGCCATCGGTCAGGTTTCCTATCCCGGCCACCTGCGGCTGCGACACGATTCGGGCGGCCATCTTTACCCCGGCGTCTTTAGGCGCCGGATAGGCGATCACCTTGACATCCTGAAACAGTTCGTTCGGCTGGGGCAGCTTCGCTACCAGCCGTTGGGGTCCCGTAACGTGGGTTTCGGACGAAGCCAGGTAACGCATCGCCTGTTCGGGTTTGACCCACGGGCCGCCCGACTGGCTCCAGCCGGGAGAATTGAAAATACCGATATCGATACCCAATTCCCCGGCGGTCTTCAACGCCGTGTGCAGGATATCCCACCACTCGTCGGAAAAGACTTTAACCGGCCCGTCGGGAATACGGCCATCCTTGATATTGCCGATGAACGCACGGTTGATTCCCGCTTTTTTCATCGCCTGTAAGTCCTTTACCACTCCTTCCTTGCTGAGGTTATTCGACATCCAGTACCAATAGACGCTGGTCTGGATCGAGTCGGGCGGCGTCACGAACCCTGCCTCGAGGGTTTGGCGCGTCAGCGGCTCTTTGGTCGGGCCGCAGGCGAAAAGTGCGGACCCCAAGAGCAGGCAAAACGCCGTGCGCAATAGCTGTTTCATCATTCAGATATCAGTTTTAGTCAGGTTTGATTCCCTTTTTCCCGGAAAGGACCGTTTTCACTATCGGTCATCCCATTCGCTCGTGCATGGCATATACTTCTTCACTCCGCACCCGAAGGCATCGGTTGCGGAGTCGAGGTAGGTCCCTGCACTTTCAACCGACCCTGCCGGTCGACAAAAATCCGGTCGATACAAACCACCCGGTCGAACGACGGTCTTGTCCCCTCGGGATCGGCATGGCGGTGATAAACGATGAACATCTCGCTGCCATCGGGAGACGCAACGATCGAATTGTGTCCTGGCGACGATACGCCTTTGGAAAGATCGGTGGTGAGGATCGGATTTTCATCGGCTTTCAGCCACGGACCCAGCGGATGTTTGGCAGTGGCATAACCGACGCCGTAATGGGAGTAGCCGGTATTGTTGGCCGAATAGGTCATGTAATAGCGTCCCTTGCGATAAAAGACGAACGGACCCTCATTGCCGCGGCAGTGGGCCCAGTCGACCATTTCCCACTCCTGGGAGGCCTGCGAGATCATCTGCGGCCTGCCGACGAATCCCGACAGGTCGGGCGTCAGCTGCACCACATAATTTTCACCCGAAGCGAAGCCGGGAATCGACGTGTTGCGGCTGAAAAAAAGGTAAGGCGTATGCGCCTTGTCGCGATCGACGAACAGGTGGCAGTCGATCGCGCTGTAACCGAAATCGAACCACGGAGCATACAGGTCTTTGTACGGACCCTCGGGCCGGTCGCTCACGGCCAACGACGAAAGCAATTTGCGGTTAACGGGATTGTAAGCGCTGTAAGTCAGGTAAAATTTACCGTTGTAATATTTCACCTCGGGAGCCCAGAACGACCCGGTACCGTAATGTCCGTCGGGCTTCGTGTAAGCGGCGCCTGCAAAAGTCCAATGCACCAGGTCAGGCGAAGTATAACAGTCGAACCCGTTGTGCTGACGGGTCGTACCGATCAGGTAGTAAACCCCGCCATGGCGGTAGACGAACGGGTCGGCCACCCGGACCATATCCCCGTTCGAATCGCGGACCGGATTGGTATAACCCTGCCGGGCAACAGCGGTTCCACTACAAAAAAACGCGAAATACGACACGACAGCCAACAACCGCATAGCAAACCGGCTCCTGCGTAGGAGTGAGGTCCTCAATCGGGGGGATTGGGATCGAGGGGGTAACGAGAGGATCAAGTCGTTCATGTCCTTTGAATAGTTATCAGTTTAACCCGACGGATTCTGTTTCGGATTCCGACAGGAACCGCCGCTCTCCGCATGGGTATCCTCTGTCGTTTTTCCAGGAAGCGGCCCACCGGCAGGTACCGCAGCTCCTTCTCCGTACTGCAGCCTGCTGTAATGCAGCGATGGGGATAGCATGAACTTCCCAAGGCCATATTCGTTCCAGCGACCGTCGACACGCGCGATCGTTTCGGGCGATGAGGCGACCACATTGGGCCACCGCCGCGAAAACCCGTTCACGCCGCCCGCTTTCGACCGACAGTCGAACAGCACGACGCCGTCCCGTATCGTCACATCACGCGACGGATCACAGTCCGATGAGGCGATCCACAACACATCCCCCGGTCGCGAAGTATCCACCTCCTCGTCGAGCAAAATCACATATTTGATTCCTTCGACCCGGTTTTTCTCCAGGAAAGCGAATACATCGGGCCGGACACCCCGGGGCGCGGACAGCAGCAATACCCTCCACGATTCGGAAAGCGCGTAATCGACCCGCACGATACCGTCCGAAAGTTCGAACGGGAACGGCAGCTGCACGGTCTCGAGCGGAGCGGCGGGATCGACACCCGTCGCATCGAACATCAGTTTGCCGCCGAGGCCTGTCTCGGGCGCAGCATGGTCGAGCACATCAAGCGGACCGCGTGAAAACATCAGGTCGTCAGGAATCCGTATCCGGCGCAGCAGATCGGCAAGTGCGGCCACGTCGCGTACCGGACGGCCGGAAGCCGTCACCACCATAAATTTATTGAACATCATTTGTCCCGCGCCCCACAGCGAACTGGCCGCTTTGAGCGCCTGCCCGGCATAATCGGTGCGGATATCGACCACTGCAATGTTGTGTGCAACGCCCGCTTCGGGCATCCACAGGTCGCGTACCTCGGGCAGCATCGCCGCCCGGATCGGTACCAGAAATATCTTTTCTGTCGCTTTCGCAATATAGGCATCTTCCTGCGGCGGCACACCGACGATCGTGGCCGGATAAACCGCTCCCCGCCGATGGGTAATCGCCGTTACATGGAACAACGGGTAGTAATCTTCGAGCGAATAGAAGCCGGTGTGATCGCCGAAAGGACCTTCGATCACCTTCTCCTCTGAAGGGTCGACATATCCCTCGATGACGATATCGCAGTCGGCCGGCACGCGCAGGTCATTGGTCACGCACTTTACCAGTTCGACGGGCCGCTCACGCAGGAAGCCCGCCAACAGGTATTCGTCCATATTGTCGGGCATGGGCGCGGTCGCCGCATACGTATAGGCCGGATCACCGCCCAGACAGACCGTCACGGGCATCCGCTTTCCGAGTCTCTGGTAAGCCCGGTAATGACGCTCGCCTGTCTTGTGCAGGTGCCAGTGCATTCCGGTCGTCTGCGGCGAAAAAAGCTGCATCCGGTACATGCCCACATTGCGCACTCCCGTATCCGGATCGAGCGTATGCACCAACGGCAGCGTCACGAAACGCCCTCCGTCCTGCGGCCAGCATTTCAGCACGGGCAACAGGTCCAACCGCGCGGCATCGCCTTGTAAAACGACCTGCTGGCACACCCCGCGGCCCTTGACTTCCCGGGGAAGCCAGCGTGACATGCGCCCCAGCAACGGCAGCATCCGTAACTTGTCGAACAGGTCGGGCCTCGGTGAAGTCAGCGCCGCAAAAAGCTCCTCGATACGGCCGGTCAGCAGATCCACGGACTCCACACCGAGCGCCATGGCAATACGACGGTCCGAACCCATCATATTGGTCAGCACCGGAAACGGAGTCCCGGTATTTTCGAACAACAGCGCACGCCCTCCGCCGGGACTCTTCGCTTCACGGTCGGTCAACTCGGCGATTTCCAATACGGGATCGACCGGAACATTGATCCGTACCAGCTCTCCCGCGCGTTCCAACGCCGCAATATATTCGCTTAACGTTTTATACATAACTTTTTATTAGCCCGTTTGCCGACAACCGCGGTTCGATTACATCGCGTGTTTATCCAGTCCGAAAATTTACCCGCCGCCGGTTCCGGACTGGCGCCCGTCGGCAGCTACGGCTTTCCGGCAACCTCAGTTAAAAACCGGTTGTTCCCGCTGCCGATCCAAAGTCGCAACGGGAACATTCCTGACCTGTTTGTAATTACTCTGCGATCCCGGTAGCCGAGCCTGTTGCGCCGGTGCCGCCGCCGGCGCTTTCGGGAACTTTCCCGGTCTCCGGAACAAACATATGCTTACCGTACTTATACCCTTCGGCATCGTATACTTTCGCCAGCGAATGCATCCGGTCGCTGAAGTCCGCATAATCCTTCCCGCCGTAAGTCCAACCGATCTCGGCAATCGCCGCCAGACGCGGCAGCGTCATATACTCGAGGTAATCGAGATCACGGATATATTCGGTCCAAAGGTTAGCCTGCACGCCGAGGATATATTTCTGTTCGGCAGGGGTCAGACCGGCATAAGGATCGAATTTATAAACACTGTCCACAGGCAGGCAGTTGCCGTAGGCGAGCGGTTCTCCGGCGGTGTCGGCCGTCTGGTAATAATCGAGGTAACAGTATGTATAAGGCGACATGACCACTTCGTTGCCGCGTTTGGCACCGGCGATTCCGCCCTGCGTGCCGCGCCACGACATAACAGCGGCATTACGGGAGAGGTCGCCACCCTCGAGAATCTCGTCCCATCCGATAATCCTGCGCCCTTTCGAGCTCATGAACTGGTCGATCCGGTGCACGAAATAGCTTTGCAGCTCTGTCTCGTTTTTCAAATGTTCGTCCCGGATCCGCTGCTGGCAGTGCGGGCACTCTTTCCAGCGGTTCTTCATACACTCATCGCCGCCGATATGGATATATTCGGACGGGAAAAGATCGATCACCTCGCTGAGTACATCCTCGAGGAAACCGAACGTGCTGTCTTTTCCGGCGCAAAACGCGTCTTCCTGAATGCCGTAAAGCGTCGTCACTTTATAATCTTTACCCACACAACCCAAATAAGGATATGCGGCGAGTGCGGCAGTGGCATGCCCCGGCATTTCGATTTCGGGGATAACGGTAATAAAACGGTCGGCGGCATACTTCACGATATCGCGGATCTGGTCCTGCGTATAGAAGCCGCCGTAAGGATTTTCGTCGAATTTACGCACAGTGTCGAGTACGTTCGTGAGCAAATCTTTCTCCCGTACCGAACCGACCGTAGTCAATTCGGGATATTTTTTGATCTCAATGCGCCAACCCTGATCATCGGTCAGATGCCAGTGGAAACGGTTGATCTTGTGCAATGCCAGTAGATCGAGGTACTCCTTAACCTCATCCGGCTTGAAGAAATGGCGGCAAGCATCGAGCATCGCACCGCGGTAAGCGAAATGAGGCTCGTCCCGAATTTCGACCGCAGGCAGTTCGATCACCCGGGCCCGTTCGCCCGCCAGGGCGGCTGCAGGCAGCAGCTGGCGCAGGCTCTGGAACGCATAAAATACCCCGGCAGGAGAGCCTCCGGCAA
This window encodes:
- a CDS encoding helix-turn-helix transcriptional regulator, with translation MILERLKQYIDAKGITIAAFEREAGMSNAAFGKALKNNGAIGTDKLENILSAYPDINPVWLLTGNGNMLTSGNPAATAPDAGRSVSPTTVPAGYGNLTYRVIRVNDNRLLYEGTRDGALPDELQVETLETAAENSERSEDAPRKLPPILRLPAGVIGEGPHKCIRVRGEAMAPTLREGDFVVTAQVGRNDWPEIRERQLYLVIDTGGNPHLSRIKNRLGDYQFIACTCDNPDKGQYPDRNLMEHEIAEIWEVKCLLSANIPERHDAVSRDIEQLRQEISEIRKFLSKPADNPGERR
- a CDS encoding DUF975 family protein, which gives rise to MTENFRPTVLRNQAYEALRGKWTPAVVTSLVFCILLGVAVSLSRVNALLYLIAYLGGASIVAIGMLYACWDLFTKGTLPEAGALFAPFKQYARTVGAVLLVFVYTLLWTLLLVIPGIIKAYSYSMTFYILRENPEMTAGDAITASQKMMDGHKMDLFLLSLSFIGWAILASITFGIGYLWLIPYIYTAYAAFYETLKKETSVTPATSVSAE
- a CDS encoding M48 family metallopeptidase, which encodes MKHIFLFSAALLLTALHTDLSAQIRIGGRNINAAKAIQAGSDVVKAITLSDADIARLSKEAVDWMDENNPVADETTEYGARLKKLTEHIQVDGLPLNFKVYDVIDVNAFACGDGSIRVFSSLMDLMTDDELMAIIGHEIGHVVHTDVKDAMKNAYLASAARNAAGSVEGSTAAKLSNSQLGELTTAFTSAQFSQKQESQADDYAFDFCIANNVDPYAMSNALNKLVELSKSGGDKANAIQKMFASHPDSEKRAVRMKEKADAYKQQNQ
- a CDS encoding glycosyl hydrolase yields the protein MMKQLLRTAFCLLLGSALFACGPTKEPLTRQTLEAGFVTPPDSIQTSVYWYWMSNNLSKEGVVKDLQAMKKAGINRAFIGNIKDGRIPDGPVKVFSDEWWDILHTALKTAGELGIDIGIFNSPGWSQSGGPWVKPEQAMRYLASSETHVTGPQRLVAKLPQPNELFQDVKVIAYPAPKDAGVKMAARIVSQPQVAGIGNLTDGDATTSVVLPAAGTLTIDLTPPEPFTARALIVRPTIKPLEAACSLQVKEGDGYRTVSDFKIDRRSSESLTVGFDRAAPVVISIPATTASDFRLIVQNTGQESALNEIELSAAPRVERYSEKTLAKMYPAPLPYWQEYQWAAQPAVEDSALLISPASVVDISQYLASDGTLTWNVPEGEWVILRTGMTPTGTTNSPAPPEATGYETDKMSRPHIEAHFDNFIGQILERIPAKDRKAFKVVVEDSYETGGQNFTDDFLESFRKRYGYDPLPYLPAYYGYVVESPEASDRFLWDVRRLVADRVAYDYVAGLREKSHKYGLTTWLENYGHWGFPGEFLQYGGQSDEIGGEFWAEGDLGNIENRAAISCGHIYGKNKISAESFTSFQHEFERHPAVFKYRGDRFAAEGINNNLLHVCISQPYDSLPGINAWFGIEFNRGNTWFSQMDLFTTYLKRCNYMLQQGLNIADAAYFIGEDTPKMAGVLDPMIPAGYQYDFINAEVIERDMKVVDGLLTLPHGTQYRILVLPKLETMRPELLKKIKQLVADGGVVLGPPPTHSPSLQNQPAADAAVTEMAAELWGDVDGVKVKSAKYGKGMILNGLTMQEAFGLIECAPDCQLPEGVPVLYGHRQAGDIDIYFITNQSDKPLQVAPVFRVGGKQPELWLPTTGTTRKLPDFTQQEGTTTVPLNLDSYESVFVVFAEPVKAGKSPKVGSVTNYPSPALLTEISGPWNVSFDQKMRGPVNPVVMPRLQPWNEMPNDSVKYYSGTAVYTTGFDLVKLPANERILLDLGKLSAMGKVYVNGQYAGGVWTTPYELDITQWVKEGRNDLRVEVVNTWVNRLIGDSRLPASQRRTWTVVNPWRPDSPLQTSGLLGPVRVTAVAYEQ
- a CDS encoding glycoside hydrolase family 43 protein, which produces MRLLAVVSYFAFFCSGTAVARQGYTNPVRDSNGDMVRVADPFVYRHGGVYYLIGTTRQHNGFDCYTSPDLVHWTFAGAAYTKPDGHYGTGSFWAPEVKYYNGKFYLTYSAYNPVNRKLLSSLAVSDRPEGPYKDLYAPWFDFGYSAIDCHLFVDRDKAHTPYLFFSRNTSIPGFASGENYVVQLTPDLSGFVGRPQMISQASQEWEMVDWAHCRGNEGPFVFYRKGRYYMTYSANNTGYSHYGVGYATAKHPLGPWLKADENPILTTDLSKGVSSPGHNSIVASPDGSEMFIVYHRHADPEGTRPSFDRVVCIDRIFVDRQGRLKVQGPTSTPQPMPSGAE
- a CDS encoding menaquinone biosynthesis decarboxylase gives rise to the protein MYKTLSEYIAALERAGELVRINVPVDPVLEIAELTDREAKSPGGGRALLFENTGTPFPVLTNMMGSDRRIAMALGVESVDLLTGRIEELFAALTSPRPDLFDKLRMLPLLGRMSRWLPREVKGRGVCQQVVLQGDAARLDLLPVLKCWPQDGGRFVTLPLVHTLDPDTGVRNVGMYRMQLFSPQTTGMHWHLHKTGERHYRAYQRLGKRMPVTVCLGGDPAYTYAATAPMPDNMDEYLLAGFLRERPVELVKCVTNDLRVPADCDIVIEGYVDPSEEKVIEGPFGDHTGFYSLEDYYPLFHVTAITHRRGAVYPATIVGVPPQEDAYIAKATEKIFLVPIRAAMLPEVRDLWMPEAGVAHNIAVVDIRTDYAGQALKAASSLWGAGQMMFNKFMVVTASGRPVRDVAALADLLRRIRIPDDLMFSRGPLDVLDHAAPETGLGGKLMFDATGVDPAAPLETVQLPFPFELSDGIVRVDYALSESWRVLLLSAPRGVRPDVFAFLEKNRVEGIKYVILLDEEVDTSRPGDVLWIASSDCDPSRDVTIRDGVVLFDCRSKAGGVNGFSRRWPNVVASSPETIARVDGRWNEYGLGKFMLSPSLHYSRLQYGEGAAVPAGGPLPGKTTEDTHAESGGSCRNPKQNPSG
- a CDS encoding beta-N-acetylhexosaminidase; protein product: MKTGLLSLCCALMLFASCGKRIPKSDAVAIVPKPVSEQLSDSTFDLTKRTRIRLLADDSTLLRSTDFFNGVVSKAFGKGLYVAQGGQAQKDAINVRLDDSLPSEGYTLLITPDSIDIAGGSPAGVFYAFQSLRQLLPAAALAGERARVIELPAVEIRDEPHFAYRGAMLDACRHFFKPDEVKEYLDLLALHKINRFHWHLTDDQGWRIEIKKYPELTTVGSVREKDLLTNVLDTVRKFDENPYGGFYTQDQIRDIVKYAADRFITVIPEIEMPGHATAALAAYPYLGCVGKDYKVTTLYGIQEDAFCAGKDSTFGFLEDVLSEVIDLFPSEYIHIGGDECMKNRWKECPHCQQRIRDEHLKNETELQSYFVHRIDQFMSSKGRRIIGWDEILEGGDLSRNAAVMSWRGTQGGIAGAKRGNEVVMSPYTYCYLDYYQTADTAGEPLAYGNCLPVDSVYKFDPYAGLTPAEQKYILGVQANLWTEYIRDLDYLEYMTLPRLAAIAEIGWTYGGKDYADFSDRMHSLAKVYDAEGYKYGKHMFVPETGKVPESAGGGTGATGSATGIAE